AGATATTTATGAAAAGCCTAGAGGTTATTAGTTTACGAGATAGCAAAACCGGACATTTTTAAATTGCTAGAATAGGACATTTCTAAATTGCTTTGACAGTTTTTCAAATCGACGCTCATCCCCCACGGGACGTCATCCCAGCTGCCCATTTCCCCCAGACCCGAAGGGGCTGGCTTGGGAAATGGAGTGAGCCGGGATCCAGTTTTTTACTTTCAGTGCAAAAAAACAATTAGATACCGGATAGCTGAATTTTGCATGCTGATTTACATTGCAGTTTACTTGGGTAAATGAGCACTTCGCGCGTATCAGGAAACAGAGGTTTTGATTTCACTTCAGTATACGAGAAATAAGGCTGGCGGATGGGGTGGGATTCGAACCCACGAAGAGGCGTAAACCCCTTGCCGGTTTTCAAGACCGGTGCCTTCAACCGCTCGGCCACCCATCCATCACAAATGTCATTCTGCCGGGAAACACCTAAAGAAGCAATCCCTTTGTGAATTTTTAATTCTGTTTTTGCGATTGTAGTACAGGCAAAAACTCTTTTACTAGGGCGCGGTATACCTCACGCTTAAAGGGAGCAACAAGATAGATAAGCTTGTGAATGTCGACCCACTTCCAGTGGGAAAACTCAGGGTGGGAGTGGCTATCTAGATTGATCTGGGAGTCATCGCCCTCAAAGCGCATTAAAAACCAAGTCTGCTTTTGTCCGCGGTAGCGGCCGTTCCAGCAGCGTCCTACCAGGTGTGCAGGCAGGTCGTAGGTGTATTCTTTCTTAGATTTGGCCAAGAAGGTGGCGTTGTTGGTGCCAATTTCTTCCTTCAATTCTCGGATGGCGGTTTGCTCAGGTGTTTCGCCCGGATCCAAACCGCCTTGAGGCATTTGCCATGCTGTTCTATATGAGTCAATCCGCTGAGCCACAAATACTTGATCGTCTGCATTTACAAGCATAACGCCTACAGAGGGGCGATAGGGGAGGTTAATTCGTGGAGGCCATCTCATGTCATTCTTGGGTGTCTCTTTTGGTCATAATAATTGCCACTTCAGGTGCTGGCAGCAGTGCAGTGATCGGAATCAGCGTCAGGCCCTTTTGTTCCAAAGTGGGAGTCCAGTGGCTTAAGACTTCCAGAGAAGATGTATTGGCCTGGACAATGGCAATTGCTTGACCTTTGCGCCTTGCATCCCGTTCAAGATTATGTAGCTGCCTTTCTAAAGGGGTCGAATCGGGAGTTTGTTTTAGCACGTGTGAGCATGCAAGATGTGGCAGTTGCATATCTTGGGCTAGATTATTTGCCGTTGCAACGGCTTGACTATCTACAAAGAGCAGACCTCGATCTTTTAGTTGCCTAAAGAAAGGTTCTAGGGCGGTTTGATTGTTTAGGAACTGACTGCCCGATAAGCCCACAAGTCCAACGTATCCACCGGTTTGGCTGAGGATCCAATGCAATCGTTGGGTGTTTTCTTCAGGAGAGAGATAAGTGAGCAGGGTATGCGGGCTCAGATTACTGGTCGGTGACCGTTGGGATTCAAGGGCAATGCCGAGCAATACCTCGTGATGATGGTCGCGGGCTTGCTTTATGGACTGATTAATAGCCGCTGTGTAGGGAGAAAAGGCCAAGGTGACTGGACTGGGTAGGCGTTCAATTGCCTGGCTGGTGAGAATATGGTCAGGTCCCAAATTGGTTACGATAATGGCAATTCGGGGATTTTTTGGGTTAACGTCCGCTTTTTCAGCGTAGGCTTGCCGGGGTTGTAGACCGTCATCTGCTATGGCGGGCAATAGCCCCATTTCGGTTTCCTCAACCAGGTTTGAGGTCACCAAATCCCAGATGGTTTCACTACCACCATCTAAAACATTGTCTTCAAGCTCTTCTGCATTTGCAAAGACAAACTCCTCTAACGGTGTGGCTTCGGGAAGGTCTAACACCAGTGCGTTGGACATTCGCAGGTCAGGATAAGTTGGCGCAAAAACAGTCCAGCCAAAAAAGGCCACGATGACAGCCACAAATATGCTCCACGAAGCTAATAAAGTTCGAGAGCGTTTCGGGCGTGGTTGTTTTGCTTTTAAGTTGCGTGACATTTTTCAAATTTCCTTTGTTGACTTAACACATTACCATTACCTCCTTTTTAGA
This genomic interval from Pseudomonadota bacterium contains the following:
- a CDS encoding RNA pyrophosphohydrolase, with product MRWPPRINLPYRPSVGVMLVNADDQVFVAQRIDSYRTAWQMPQGGLDPGETPEQTAIRELKEEIGTNNATFLAKSKKEYTYDLPAHLVGRCWNGRYRGQKQTWFLMRFEGDDSQINLDSHSHPEFSHWKWVDIHKLIYLVAPFKREVYRALVKEFLPVLQSQKQN
- a CDS encoding divergent polysaccharide deacetylase family protein, with the translated sequence MSRNLKAKQPRPKRSRTLLASWSIFVAVIVAFFGWTVFAPTYPDLRMSNALVLDLPEATPLEEFVFANAEELEDNVLDGGSETIWDLVTSNLVEETEMGLLPAIADDGLQPRQAYAEKADVNPKNPRIAIIVTNLGPDHILTSQAIERLPSPVTLAFSPYTAAINQSIKQARDHHHEVLLGIALESQRSPTSNLSPHTLLTYLSPEENTQRLHWILSQTGGYVGLVGLSGSQFLNNQTALEPFFRQLKDRGLLFVDSQAVATANNLAQDMQLPHLACSHVLKQTPDSTPLERQLHNLERDARRKGQAIAIVQANTSSLEVLSHWTPTLEQKGLTLIPITALLPAPEVAIIMTKRDTQE